TTCGGGGCAGAATGCCACTTACCTGAATAAGTTAATCGCCCCTGTGGTGATACCCGGTTCGGGGGGGGCAGCCCTCGCCGGTCACGCGTTAAAAATGAGCAACCCTTCAGTTGTCAATGCCTGGGAAGCACAGACAGCCATAGATATTAGCCCGACGGAAGTAGGGAAAGAATATATATTGAAGATTGTGGCCCGGGGCAGTAAAGCGGGCAACATGGGTATCGATCTGCAGAGCACCTCCAATTATACTGGTGACAATATGGGGTCATTAGCATTAACAACAAGCTACAAAGAATACGAACTCAAAGTTACCGTAACTGCTGCGCGGAATCGTTTTATCATCAATTTTGGCCAATATGATGGTACCATTTTCATCGACAAGGTCGTGCTGACAAAAACAGGTAGTTCGGCAAGCCTTATTGCCAACAGTGATTTTGAAAGCAATATTGACGGCTGGTTTGGCTGGGGAAACAATTCCTCAAGAGCACAGTCCGCCAATGGTGAAGGTTATGGCAGCCCTGGGGGCAGTACGATCGAGAAAACACCTGCCGAGAAAGAAGCCATACTCTCGAAAGCGATGGAGACATTTATTGCTGGCATGCTTGAGAAAACCAAAGGCTACATCAAAGCCTGGGATGTGGTCAACGAACCGATGGCCGACTGGCCGGACCAATATGCATTAAAGACCGGCATCGGAAAAACCGACCTGGCCGATGACGAATTCTACTGGCAGGATTACTTAGGTAAAGATTATGCCGTGAAAGCCCTCCAGTTTGCCCGCAAATATGGCAATGCCAATGATCTCCTATTCATCAATGACTACGGCTTAGAAGGCAGTGGCAACAAATGTAAAGGGCTGATTGCCTATGTTAACTACATCGAAAGCAAAGGGGCCAAAGTTGATGGTATCGGCACCCAGATGCACATCGATATCAATACCAGCAAAGACAATATCGTCACTATGTTCAATCTATTGGCCGCCACTGGCAAGCTGATCAAAGTGTCTGAGCTCGATATTGGTCTTGGAAACGGCATAAAGACCAGCAATGCCACAGCTGAAATGTATCAGAAACAAGCTGACTTGTACAAATTTGTCGTTGCGAAATACCTTGAAATTATTCCCAAGGATAAACAGTACGGTATTACTATCTGGAGCCCATTGGACAGTCCAGACCAGGAAAGTTCATTCTGGAGACGCGGGGAGCCCATCGGTTTATGGACCGAAGGATTTGTTCGAAAGCCAGCCTATCAGGCTGTTGCTGAGGCATTGTTGACTAAAAATTAAGATCATTAATCACCCTTTAATATTTAAATTATGAGAACAAACAACATGTGGTTATTGCTGGTCTTTTTATTAGCTATTTTTTCCAGCTGTTCGCGGCTGGAAGAAAAAACGCTAACCAGCGAATCCGAAAGAAGTCTTAAATCCAATGTTTCCGCCCAAGCTGTTACAAGCTGGCCACGGCCAACCCCGACCCTACATGTAGGCGGAAAGTATCTCAAAGATCCCTGCGACAATAACGTTGTCTTGCATGGGGTAGCTATTACGCCAAGCCCTTGGTTCAATGGCTGTCAGTATGGCGCCAACTCGGGCTACTGCACCTGGGACAACTACAATGTGCAGGGAGCACTCAATTACAACAAAGCAGTCATGGACAAGCTGAGCAGTGCGGCTGATGGCTGGTACCTGAATTATATTCGGCTGCACATTGATCCTTATTGGACCAATGATCCGGGAGCTCCCATTCCCGAAGACGATATTTCAAGGTTCAACTACAATCGCCTGGTTACCTACACCGACCAGGTCATTATTCCCTTGATCAATCATGCCCGCAGCCGGGGTATGTATGTTATCTTGCGTCCTCCGGGTGTATGTCCGCACCGTATTGCTGTCAATGATGCCTATCATACTTATCTCAAAACCGTATGGACCTTCCTTTCACAGCACCCCGCATTGAAAAATGCAGACAACGTGATGTTTGAATTGGCTAACGAACCGGTTGAAATCCTCGGAACAAATGGTAGCTGGGGGATGACGGGCAATGAGCATTTTGCTGCGCTAAAAAATTTCTTTCAGCCATTGGTCAATATCATCCGTAACAACGGTGCCAATAATGTCTGCTGGATACCAGGTACCGGTTGGCAGTCCCATTATCAGGGCTATGTCACTAATCAGATTACCGGCGGCAACATCGGCTACGCCGTACATATCTATCCGGGATATTGGGGTGGTGTCAATACCTATCAAGCCTTTCAAAATGCCTGGAATACCAATGTTAAGCCTATTGCTGACATTGCGCCGATAGCCATTACCGAGACCGATTGGGCCCCGCAGGGATACGGTACCTTCGGTACCGGAACCACTGGTACAGCGGGCGGAAACGGTTTTGGTGCCAATCTAAAATATATCGTCGATCAATCCGGCAATGTGAGCTGGAACCTTCTCGCTCCGGACAATCTGCTTCACAAAGGAGATCCCAATGCTGGCACAGCCTATAACAACGATTGGGAGGCTTGCGCTGCTCCTGCTAAACAGTGGTTTCAGCAATATGCCGCCTCCAATTATCCTATGTCTAACTGCACTGTCACTAGTCTGGTCAATAATGGCATTTACGAGATTGAATTTCAGACCGATGCCAACAAAGTCCTTGATTTAAAATCAGGGGAAGATTCCAACGGCGCAGTACTCAGACCCTGGACTAGAAATGGCGCAAATGCACAGCGCTGGGTAGCCATCGATGCGGGCAACGGGTACTGGCGCTTTGTTTCCAAAGCAAGTGTGAGCAATCGATGCATTGATCTGGCGAGTAACAGCAATGCGCTCGGAACTGCTATCCGGCTCTGGCAGAATTATGGCAATGATGCTCAGGCCTGGAAGGTAACGGCTGTAGCCAATGGCTATTACAAAATTACCTCAAAGGTAGATGCCACACGTGGTTGGGATGTGCCCAACTGTACCATGGACGGCAATTCGAACTTACAGCTTTGGGATTATTATGGCACATCCTGTCAGTTGTTTAAGTTCAAATTTATCGCTATGAACTAATTATCATCCCTTACACCTTTTTCGCGGTAAGTATTACTTATCGCGAAATACTTTAATTTTAATAAAATGAAAAGCTTCACGATGCTGCAAACACAATTTAAAGTTCTGCTATTGATCTTCATGGCATGCATTTTTTCGGGTACAGCCACCTTTGCCCAAGACAAGAACTTCCATATTTATCTTTGTTTTGGTCAATCCAATATGGAGGGACATGGCCAATTCGAACCACAGGATACCATTGCCCTCAAGCGATTCCGTGTACTGTCGGCAGTAGATTGCCCCGAGTTAGGGCGGCAGTATGGCAAGTGGTCTCCCGCCCGTGCGCCACTCACGCGTTGCCACACCGGACTTACACCTGCAGATTATTTTGGCAGAACGCTTTTGGAAAACCTTCCTCAGAATATCGAGATCGGTGTCATCAACGTTTCGGTAGGCGGTTGCCATATTCAGTTATTTGATCAGGATAGTACGGCAAACTATGTCACCAGGGCACCGGAGTGGATGAAATCCATGCTTGCTGCTTATGACAACAATCCCTATGAGAGACTGGTCGCGCTAGCCAGGATGGCACAGCAGCAAGGTGTTATCAAAGGTATTTTACTTCACCAGGGCGAGTCCAACACCGGTGATCGGCAATGGCCTAATAAAGTAAAAAAAGTCTATGAAAATCTCTTGCACGATTTGCACCTGAAAGCCAAAGATGTTCCGCTACTTGCCGGCGAACTCCTATCGGCCGAAGCCGGAGGTAAATGTGCGAGCATGAATACAATCATCCAGACACTGCCCGCTACGATCCCGACTGCCCATATCATCTCCTCCACAGGCTGTGAAGGTATTGGCGACGGACTGCATTTCAGCCCTGCGGGGTACCGACAGCTAGGCAAAAATTATGCTGCAAGCATGCTTAGATTGCTACAGAAAAAATAAAGCATGAACGCTGTAGGCTGTCAGGCGCAGTTAAAATTATGTTCAATCAAGCAACAACATAGCAACTTACAGGTCGCTAGGCGATTTCTAAAACAGTAGCTATGTTGTTTTGAATAAAATGATCCGGCAAAGTGACTTCCAGCATGTTATCAAGCTGTCTGAATCCTATTTTATCAGCGCTTCCAAGTAGGCTAATAGAGTTAATTGTCCGGGAATTGGGTGCCGAACGGCCCAATGACCTAATTTTAATTTGCTTTTCGGTCGGCATCCCCATAATAAAGGCATACAAGACATTTCCCTTTGTCGTAAAACGGACATCATCGCTGGTAAAAGCCTTTCCCTTTCCTTCGTTGAAGCCCTGTACACTCAATGAAGGAGCCTCCTCCTGCGCGGGTCCTTCGCCAAAGATAAGCCATGGCCTCGTTCCAATGATGGCTTCTTTATGTACATCCATCCAGTTTCCTATTCCCTGTACCACTTCCTTTGCTTTATCGTCGATAGAACCATCGCCGCGCAAGGGTACGCTTAATAATAAATTACCATTTTTACTGACCACATCAATCAACATATGAATGACGGTTTTGGCGGATTTATATTGATTATTATCATAAATCCGGCGGTCATAATGCCAGGAACCAATGCAAGTACAGGTCTGCCAAGGCTGTGGTTCAATTGTATTGCTTTGACCCCGTTCGATATCCCATACCAGGCATTTTCGTTGTTGTTCGTTCAAAATTTTGCCATTGATCACCACATTGACCTTACCCTTATTGGCATGCATGCTCTTATTATAAAAATCGGCAGCGATCTCCAGTCCAACATTACTTATTGGATAAAGTGGCAGCACAGTATCGTCAAAGTAAACCATGTCAGGTTTGTAGTTGTCCATCAGTTCCAGGGTACGTGCTTTAAAATTTTCACAGTACGCTTTGTTAGGTACGTTCACACCAGAGGCGACATCCCAATGCCACTGCCGATGAACCGTGCTGTCGTCTTTGCTATCCAAACTAGGCTCATGATCCTGCGCGTAGAGTTCCTGTGGATCGTAATCCGCCCACCATTTTCCTGCCCCATCCTTGCGTTTCAGTTTGCCATCATAAGGGATTCCAGCAAACTTCCCTTGTTGGTCACTTCGTTGCGCTGTCTCATACCAGGTCCAGGCATGTGCTGCGTGAACACTCACACCAAATTTAAGGCCTCTTTTTTTAGCGGCACGCTCCCAGCCGCCAACAATATCTTTTTTTGGACCAACATTGACACTGTTCCATGTATGGTGGCTGCTGCGATAAAGGTCCAGATTATCGTGATGGTTGGCCAGGGCCATAAAATACTGGGCGCCCGCGCTTTTATAGAGCTCCATCAGCTCCTCGGGGTTCCAATTTTCAGCTTTCCATTGATGGATCACATCTTTGAAACCAAAAACGGAAGGATGGCCATATTTTTCGAGATGATAGCGGTATTGATCAGATCCTTCCTGATACATGCCGCGTGCGTACCAGTCGCCCCTTTCGGGTTGGCACTGCGGCCCCCAATGTGCCCATATACCAAATTTGGCATCCCTGAACCAATCAGGTACCTGATAGTTTTCAAGTGAGCGCCAGTCGGGATGAAAAGGAGCTTTCCCCAGATAAGCATGTGCAGCGCTAAATTTACCAAGGAAAAAGGTCGGAATAGTTGCACCGAGAAACTTAATAGCTGTTCTTCTGTCCATTTTACGATGATTTTTTGATCAAAATGCCTCACACCAGACGTGTCCGACAAAGAGATTCGGTTTATAATTTGTTATCTTTTTGAATACCAAAAGTAATTGTATTGAACCAGGAAAGAAAGTACATACGAATAAATAAAACATATATTCTCCAGATCAATTGTTCATGTCATTACCTTTCAAATTTTTATTATTGTCCAATTCGGACTGCGGAAAAGGATAGTACATCGCTTTGGCAGACCAGCCTCCTTTTTTTAAGGGTTCCAGCCAGGTTGGATTGGCCATCCCCCATCGCAACAGGTCAAAATACCGTTGATATTCACCCAAAAATTCAACAAATCGCTCATGCACGATAATATTTTTGATCGTATTTAAAGGAATACCATTTTTTACTAAACCCTGCGCGATCAATCCGTCTACGTCGGGGATCGTCCCATTGGATTTTTGGTACCACAGGTGTGGCTGCTCATCGGGAACGATATTATTGGCGCGTTTACGTACCAGGTTGATGTATTGCTTTGCTCCTGCTATGTCGCCACGTTCGTTGAGACACTCTGCATACAGCAGCAACACATCACTATAGCGAAAAATACGATCATTGTTGCCATTATCAAAGTCCGCTATCTGAACATCCGGACAATATTTCCGGGTACCAAAGTAATCTTTATTGGTCGCCAGGTTTTTCATCCAGTCTGTATAGTTGGTGACCTTACCATCCAGTTGTGTAAACTTTGCGCCATTCTCGCACCATAACGTCATATATTTACGGGGGTCTCCATCTTCAAATTCATCATGAGCCATTTTATTGGGAGCCAGATTCCACCAGGCACCACCTGTTCCGTCAAACATTCCGATTTCCTGCCAGCGCCATGAACTCGATATATCGTCCCCTAGCCAACCTGGCCCATTATAAAGTTGTATCTCAAAAACAGACTCCTGATTATTCTCTTTCGTTTCCAAAAAATTATCTCTGTAAGAAGACATCAATTGATACTCTTTGCTCTCAACAACGCTTTTCAATTGGATCTCGGCATTTGCAAAATCCGCGGTTTGTCCTTTTGCTAGGATGGGTTTATAAAGGTAAGTTTTCGCCAGATAAGCCTGAGCAGCACCTTTGGTTGCCCTACCGATCATTTTACTGTCGGCATAAAGTGCTGTGCGCGTTGGCAACAATTCTGATGCTTTCTTAAAATCATCCACGATCAGCGCATATACTGCACCCGTCGGTGCGTTACCTGGATAATAATCATCATTTGTTTCAACAGGTTTATTCATTAGCGGAATGGTTTCTCCAAACAGCATTCCCAGGTGCAAATAGTTCAGCGCTCTCAGAAAATGCGCTTCCCCCAACAGTCTATTCTTTCTATTCTGGTCTATTTCGCCCTCAAACTTCTGAATACGGTCGATGGCTAAATTAGCCGCAAACACCCCGTTCCAAAAATCTCTCCAGGTCTGGGCTGTCATCCCATCGCTTGCAGGGGTATTGTAGCTATCCTGATACATGGGTTCCCATTTGAAGGTATGATTGTAATCATCACCAGGAGCTAAAAGCTCAAAATACAAACTACGTGCATATCCCCCCTGCGTACGGCCGATCAGGGCCTGATAGGCAGGTATGACCGAGTTTTCCAATTGATCTGCTGTCTTATAATAGGTGTCTGTCGACAATTCCTGCGGGTTGGAGAGATCCAGATTCGGTTTGCAGCTCGAAAACTGTATCAACAAAGCAGCAGCTGCGAGTTTTATATAGTGTCTATTCATGATGTAGATAAAGTGGTTAGAATGTAAATTGAATACCCATAAAATACTCTCTTGAATTCG
The window above is part of the Sphingobacterium sp. ML3W genome. Proteins encoded here:
- a CDS encoding RagB/SusD family nutrient uptake outer membrane protein — encoded protein: MNRHYIKLAAAALLIQFSSCKPNLDLSNPQELSTDTYYKTADQLENSVIPAYQALIGRTQGGYARSLYFELLAPGDDYNHTFKWEPMYQDSYNTPASDGMTAQTWRDFWNGVFAANLAIDRIQKFEGEIDQNRKNRLLGEAHFLRALNYLHLGMLFGETIPLMNKPVETNDDYYPGNAPTGAVYALIVDDFKKASELLPTRTALYADSKMIGRATKGAAQAYLAKTYLYKPILAKGQTADFANAEIQLKSVVESKEYQLMSSYRDNFLETKENNQESVFEIQLYNGPGWLGDDISSSWRWQEIGMFDGTGGAWWNLAPNKMAHDEFEDGDPRKYMTLWCENGAKFTQLDGKVTNYTDWMKNLATNKDYFGTRKYCPDVQIADFDNGNNDRIFRYSDVLLLYAECLNERGDIAGAKQYINLVRKRANNIVPDEQPHLWYQKSNGTIPDVDGLIAQGLVKNGIPLNTIKNIIVHERFVEFLGEYQRYFDLLRWGMANPTWLEPLKKGGWSAKAMYYPFPQSELDNNKNLKGNDMNN
- a CDS encoding endo-1,4-beta-xylanase; the protein is MKKINKTIVILLSLGTVWSSCSKYQSLEYAVEKPEKVLAQEDIDAYNPLKSYLDKQANPGFKLGVALNMNDYFNKGVLYRLVNRNFEEMVMGYEMKHSSIVQADGSLNLARVEQLITAAQENNMALYGHTLCWHSGQNATYLNKLIAPVVIPGSGGAALAGHALKMSNPSVVNAWEAQTAIDISPTEVGKEYILKIVARGSKAGNMGIDLQSTSNYTGDNMGSLALTTSYKEYELKVTVTAARNRFIINFGQYDGTIFIDKVVLTKTGSSASLIANSDFESNIDGWFGWGNNSSRAQSANGEGYGSPGGSTIEKTPAEKEAILSKAMETFIAGMLEKTKGYIKAWDVVNEPMADWPDQYALKTGIGKTDLADDEFYWQDYLGKDYAVKALQFARKYGNANDLLFINDYGLEGSGNKCKGLIAYVNYIESKGAKVDGIGTQMHIDINTSKDNIVTMFNLLAATGKLIKVSELDIGLGNGIKTSNATAEMYQKQADLYKFVVAKYLEIIPKDKQYGITIWSPLDSPDQESSFWRRGEPIGLWTEGFVRKPAYQAVAEALLTKN
- a CDS encoding alpha-L-fucosidase, with amino-acid sequence MDRRTAIKFLGATIPTFFLGKFSAAHAYLGKAPFHPDWRSLENYQVPDWFRDAKFGIWAHWGPQCQPERGDWYARGMYQEGSDQYRYHLEKYGHPSVFGFKDVIHQWKAENWNPEELMELYKSAGAQYFMALANHHDNLDLYRSSHHTWNSVNVGPKKDIVGGWERAAKKRGLKFGVSVHAAHAWTWYETAQRSDQQGKFAGIPYDGKLKRKDGAGKWWADYDPQELYAQDHEPSLDSKDDSTVHRQWHWDVASGVNVPNKAYCENFKARTLELMDNYKPDMVYFDDTVLPLYPISNVGLEIAADFYNKSMHANKGKVNVVINGKILNEQQRKCLVWDIERGQSNTIEPQPWQTCTCIGSWHYDRRIYDNNQYKSAKTVIHMLIDVVSKNGNLLLSVPLRGDGSIDDKAKEVVQGIGNWMDVHKEAIIGTRPWLIFGEGPAQEEAPSLSVQGFNEGKGKAFTSDDVRFTTKGNVLYAFIMGMPTEKQIKIRSLGRSAPNSRTINSISLLGSADKIGFRQLDNMLEVTLPDHFIQNNIATVLEIA
- a CDS encoding sialate O-acetylesterase, with protein sequence MKSFTMLQTQFKVLLLIFMACIFSGTATFAQDKNFHIYLCFGQSNMEGHGQFEPQDTIALKRFRVLSAVDCPELGRQYGKWSPARAPLTRCHTGLTPADYFGRTLLENLPQNIEIGVINVSVGGCHIQLFDQDSTANYVTRAPEWMKSMLAAYDNNPYERLVALARMAQQQGVIKGILLHQGESNTGDRQWPNKVKKVYENLLHDLHLKAKDVPLLAGELLSAEAGGKCASMNTIIQTLPATIPTAHIISSTGCEGIGDGLHFSPAGYRQLGKNYAASMLRLLQKK
- a CDS encoding RICIN domain-containing protein is translated as MRTNNMWLLLVFLLAIFSSCSRLEEKTLTSESERSLKSNVSAQAVTSWPRPTPTLHVGGKYLKDPCDNNVVLHGVAITPSPWFNGCQYGANSGYCTWDNYNVQGALNYNKAVMDKLSSAADGWYLNYIRLHIDPYWTNDPGAPIPEDDISRFNYNRLVTYTDQVIIPLINHARSRGMYVILRPPGVCPHRIAVNDAYHTYLKTVWTFLSQHPALKNADNVMFELANEPVEILGTNGSWGMTGNEHFAALKNFFQPLVNIIRNNGANNVCWIPGTGWQSHYQGYVTNQITGGNIGYAVHIYPGYWGGVNTYQAFQNAWNTNVKPIADIAPIAITETDWAPQGYGTFGTGTTGTAGGNGFGANLKYIVDQSGNVSWNLLAPDNLLHKGDPNAGTAYNNDWEACAAPAKQWFQQYAASNYPMSNCTVTSLVNNGIYEIEFQTDANKVLDLKSGEDSNGAVLRPWTRNGANAQRWVAIDAGNGYWRFVSKASVSNRCIDLASNSNALGTAIRLWQNYGNDAQAWKVTAVANGYYKITSKVDATRGWDVPNCTMDGNSNLQLWDYYGTSCQLFKFKFIAMN